From a single Streptomyces sp. NBC_01264 genomic region:
- the dapA gene encoding 4-hydroxy-tetrahydrodipicolinate synthase, producing MAPISTPQTPFGRVLTAMITPFTADGALDLEGAQQLAVHLVDAGNDGLIINGTTGESPTTADAEKNDLVRAVLEAVGDRAHVVAGIGTNDTRHTLELARQAERTGAHGLLAVTPYYSKPPQEGLFRHFTAIADATELPVMLYDIPGRSGVPINTETLVRLAEHPRIVANKDAKGDLGRASWAIAQSGLAWYSGDDMLNLPLLSVGAVGFVSVVGHVVTPELREMLEAHLGGDVQKATEIHQKLLPVFTGMFRTQGVITTKGALNLQGLPAGPLRLPLVELTAEETAQLKIDLAAGGVQL from the coding sequence ATGGCTCCGATCTCGACTCCGCAGACCCCCTTCGGGCGGGTCCTCACCGCCATGATCACGCCGTTTACGGCGGATGGCGCACTTGACCTCGAAGGCGCGCAGCAGCTCGCCGTCCACTTGGTGGACGCAGGCAACGACGGCCTGATCATCAACGGCACCACCGGCGAGTCGCCGACCACCGCTGACGCGGAGAAAAACGACCTCGTACGAGCCGTACTCGAAGCGGTCGGTGACCGGGCCCACGTGGTCGCCGGCATCGGCACCAATGACACCCGTCACACCCTCGAGCTGGCCCGCCAGGCCGAGCGCACCGGCGCCCACGGCCTGCTCGCGGTCACCCCGTACTACAGCAAGCCGCCGCAGGAGGGCCTCTTCCGGCACTTCACGGCGATCGCCGACGCCACCGAGCTCCCGGTCATGCTCTACGACATCCCGGGCCGCAGCGGTGTCCCGATCAATACGGAAACACTCGTCCGGCTGGCCGAGCACCCCCGTATCGTTGCCAACAAGGACGCCAAGGGCGACCTCGGACGCGCCAGCTGGGCCATCGCACAGAGCGGCCTGGCCTGGTACTCCGGTGACGACATGCTGAACCTGCCGCTCCTGTCGGTCGGCGCGGTCGGCTTCGTCTCCGTGGTCGGTCACGTGGTCACCCCCGAGCTCCGCGAGATGCTCGAGGCCCACCTGGGCGGCGACGTCCAGAAGGCCACCGAGATCCACCAGAAGCTCCTCCCCGTCTTCACCGGCATGTTCCGCACGCAGGGTGTGATCACCACCAAGGGCGCGCTGAACCTGCAGGGCCTGCCCGCGGGCCCGCTGCGGCTCCCGCTGGTCGAGCTGACCGCCGAAGAGACGGCGCAGCTCAAGATCGATCTTGCCGCCGGCGGGGTACAGCTCTGA
- a CDS encoding ribonuclease J yields the protein MSHPHPELGPPPKLPKGGLRVTPLGGLGEIGRNMTVFEFDGRLLIVDCGVLFPEEEQPGIDLILPDFSSIRDRLDDIEGIVLTHGHEDHIGAVPYLLREKPDIPLIGSKLTLALIEAKLQEHRIRPYTLEVKEGERENLGPFDCEFIAVNHSIPDALAVAIRTGAGMVVCTGDFKMDQLPLDNRLTDLHAFARLSEEGIDLLLSDSTNAEVPGFVPPEREISNVLRTVFANANNRIIVASFASHVHRIQQILDAAHEYGRRVAFVGRSMVRNMGIARDLGYLKVPAGLVVDVKTLDDLPPNEVVLVCTGSQGEPMAALSRMANRDHQIRIVPGDTVILASSLIPGNENAVYRVINGLTRWGANVVHKGNAKVHVSGHASAGELLYFYNICKPRNLMPVHGEWRHLRANAELGALTGVPKDRIVIAEDGVVVDLIDGKARISGKVQAGYVYVDGLSVGDVTEAHLKDRKILGDEGIISVYVVVDSTTGKIVSGPNIQARGSGIEDSAFASVLPKIEEAIARAAADGVAEPHQIQQLIRRTMGKWVSDGYRRRPMILPVVVEV from the coding sequence TTGAGCCATCCGCATCCTGAACTCGGTCCGCCGCCGAAGCTCCCCAAGGGCGGCCTTCGGGTCACCCCCCTGGGCGGGCTCGGTGAGATCGGCCGCAACATGACCGTCTTCGAGTTCGACGGCCGCCTGCTCATCGTCGACTGCGGTGTCCTCTTCCCCGAAGAGGAGCAGCCGGGCATCGACCTGATCCTGCCGGACTTCTCGTCCATCCGGGATCGCCTCGACGACATCGAGGGCATCGTCCTCACGCACGGCCACGAAGACCACATCGGCGCCGTCCCCTACCTCCTCCGGGAGAAGCCGGACATCCCGCTGATCGGCTCCAAGCTGACGCTGGCGCTCATCGAGGCCAAGCTCCAGGAGCACCGCATCCGCCCCTACACCCTCGAGGTGAAGGAAGGCGAGCGCGAGAACCTCGGCCCCTTCGACTGCGAGTTCATCGCGGTCAACCACTCCATCCCGGACGCCCTGGCCGTGGCCATCCGCACCGGCGCCGGCATGGTGGTGTGCACCGGTGACTTCAAGATGGACCAGCTCCCGCTGGACAACCGCCTCACCGACCTGCACGCCTTCGCGCGCCTGAGCGAGGAAGGCATCGACCTTCTCCTCTCGGACTCGACGAACGCCGAGGTCCCGGGCTTCGTCCCGCCCGAGCGCGAGATCTCGAACGTCCTGCGCACGGTGTTCGCCAACGCCAACAACCGGATCATCGTGGCGAGCTTCGCGAGCCACGTGCACCGCATCCAGCAGATCCTCGACGCCGCCCACGAGTACGGCCGCAGGGTCGCCTTCGTCGGCCGCTCGATGGTCCGCAACATGGGCATCGCCCGTGACCTGGGCTACCTGAAGGTCCCGGCCGGCCTCGTCGTGGACGTCAAGACCCTCGATGACCTGCCGCCCAACGAGGTGGTCCTGGTCTGCACCGGTTCGCAGGGCGAGCCGATGGCGGCCCTGTCCCGCATGGCGAACCGCGACCACCAGATCCGGATCGTCCCGGGCGACACGGTGATCCTGGCCTCGTCCCTCATCCCGGGCAACGAGAACGCGGTCTACCGCGTGATCAACGGCCTGACCCGATGGGGCGCCAACGTCGTGCACAAGGGCAACGCCAAGGTGCACGTCTCCGGCCACGCCTCCGCGGGCGAGCTGCTGTACTTCTACAACATCTGCAAGCCGCGGAACCTGATGCCGGTCCACGGCGAATGGCGCCACCTGCGCGCCAACGCGGAGCTCGGCGCCCTGACGGGCGTACCGAAGGACCGCATCGTCATCGCCGAGGACGGCGTCGTCGTCGACCTCATCGACGGCAAGGCCCGCATCTCGGGCAAGGTCCAGGCCGGCTACGTCTACGTGGACGGCCTCTCGGTCGGCGACGTCACCGAAGCCCACCTCAAGGACCGCAAGATCCTCGGTGACGAGGGCATCATCTCGGTCTACGTCGTGGTGGACAGCACCACGGGCAAGATCGTCAGCGGCCCGAACATCCAGGCCCGCGGCTCCGGCATCGAGGACTCGGCGTTCGCCTCCGTCCTGCCGAAGATCGAGGAAGCCATCGCCCGCGCCGCCGCGGACGGTGTGGCCGAGCCGCACCAGATCCAGCAGCTCATCCGCCGCACGATGGGCAAGTGGGTCTCGGACGGCTACCGCCGCCGCCCGATGATCCTCCCGGTCGTCGTCGAGGTCTGA